A segment of the Candidatus Delongbacteria bacterium genome:
TGTTTAAATTTTTCCTTAAATAGAGTTTGTATTTTCTATTTAAATATGAAACTATCAGAAATGCCGCAGCAAAAGAAAAAAATTGACCTTTGTATTGATCATAGGAGAAACTGGTCAATACCCCTTTTAATAGAGCTGCTAAATAAAAAGAACCTATCAATATTATTATATCTGCTATATACAGAAAAGCTACCGAACTATGTTTCTTCAATTATTCTCCTTCTAGAAAGCACATTATTTTTTGTATCCTATAGATTACCATATTGTTTCTAGAAAATATGACTTTATGTGAAAAAAAACAATAGCTTTATAAGATTCAGATATTGAAGCCTAATTCTCTATTAAAAATAGAACGATATGATTTTTGTCAAAATTGCAAATAATGTTTAATTTTAATTTAACGTTGTAATAATTTATAATTTCATTATATTGATAGGTCATTTTGCACGTGGTAGTGCAAAAGTATTGTTAAATTGCAAAGCTAAGGAGACTGTTATGGCAGAGATGGCGAAGACCTACGATCCCTCAGCAATTGAGGACAGGCTTTATCAAGAATGGTTAACAAAAGGGTATTTCAAAGGGAAAGTCAACCCAGACAAAGTCCCATACTCTATAGTCATTCCGCCACCAAACGTCACTGGAACATTGCATATGGGACATATTCTGAATAATACAATTCAAGATATATACATTAGATGGAATAAGTTAAGAGGAAAAGAAACTGTTTGGGTTCCAGGAACGGATCATGCTTCAATTGCTACTGAAGCAAAAGTTGTAAAACAGCTTAAAGAGCAGGGGATTTCTAAAGAAGAGATAGGTAGAGAAGGCTTTCTTGGAAAAGCTATGGAGTGGAAGAATGAGCATGGTGGAAAAATTATTGAACAGCTAAGAAAACTTGGTTGTGCATGCGATTGGGACAGAGAAAGATTCACTATGGATGAAAAATACTCTGAACTGGTTATAGACACTTTCATAGATTTATACAAAAAGGGGTATATATACAAAGGATATAGACTAGTAAACTGGTGTCCTGCTTCTCAATCAGTTATTTCTGACGAGGAAGTTGAATTTGAAGAAAAAAATGGAAAATTATGGTATTTCAGGTATCCTGTTAAAGATTCTGATGAATATGTAGTTATAGCTACTACCAGACCTGAAACAATGTTTGGTGATACTGCGGTGGCTATTCATCCTGAAAATCCTAAACTTAAACATCTGATCGGTAAGACAGTAATTCTTCCGTTCATGAAAAAAGAAATTCCTGTAGTTTCAGATGAGCATGCTGATCCTGAAAAAGGGTCTGGTGCTGTTAAAATAACTCCTGGTCATGACCCTAACGACAATATCGTTGGTAGAAGACATAATCTTGAAGTTATAAATATCATGAATCCTGATGCAACATTAAATGATAATGTTCCAACAGAGTTTAGGGGAATGGAGAGATACGCTGCTCGTAAAAAAGTTGTTGAGGAGATGGAGAAGCTTGGACTTATTGAGAAAATTGACAATCATGTTCATCAAGTAAGTATTTCACAAAGAGGAAAAGTACCTATTGAATATCTTATGAGTGAGCAATGGTATCTTGCTATGAAGGAGCTTGCTGCACCAGCAATTGAAGCTGTAAGGAATGGAAAGATTAAATTTCATCCTGAAAAATGGGTTAAAACTTATTTTAACTGGATGGACAATGTTCAGGATTGGTGTATCTCAAGACAATTGTGGTGGGGACATAGAATTCCAGCTTGGTATTGTAATAATCCCGAATGTAAAGATGTTGTAATGGTTTCCAAAGATAAACCATGTTGTTGTGATAAATGTAAAGGAACTGATTTACGTCAGGATGAAGATGTTTTGGATACTTGGGCATCGTCATGGCTTTGGCCATATGGTGTTTTCGAAAATGAAGAGGAAAGAAACTATTTTTATCCAACTAATTTTCTTGTTACAGCACCGGATATCATCTTTTTCTGGGTTGCCAGAATGATTATTGCAGGTCTTGAATATAGAAATGAGAT
Coding sequences within it:
- a CDS encoding valine--tRNA ligase, with protein sequence MAEMAKTYDPSAIEDRLYQEWLTKGYFKGKVNPDKVPYSIVIPPPNVTGTLHMGHILNNTIQDIYIRWNKLRGKETVWVPGTDHASIATEAKVVKQLKEQGISKEEIGREGFLGKAMEWKNEHGGKIIEQLRKLGCACDWDRERFTMDEKYSELVIDTFIDLYKKGYIYKGYRLVNWCPASQSVISDEEVEFEEKNGKLWYFRYPVKDSDEYVVIATTRPETMFGDTAVAIHPENPKLKHLIGKTVILPFMKKEIPVVSDEHADPEKGSGAVKITPGHDPNDNIVGRRHNLEVINIMNPDATLNDNVPTEFRGMERYAARKKVVEEMEKLGLIEKIDNHVHQVSISQRGKVPIEYLMSEQWYLAMKELAAPAIEAVRNGKIKFHPEKWVKTYFNWMDNVQDWCISRQLWWGHRIPAWYCNNPECKDVVMVSKDKPCCCDKCKGTDLRQDEDVLDTWASSWLWPYGVFENEEERNYFYPTNFLVTAPDIIFFWVARMIIAGLEYRNEIPFYDVYFHGLVRDEIGRKMSKSLGNYSDPLDIIAKYGTDALRFTMVRLTPTGNDILFAEEKCEIGRNFANKIWNASRFLEMYRKDRENIIPELNEDSLADKWILSRFNGTLKNVEEKISSFQPNEAVKSVYEFIWNDFCDWYIEMIKGRLNSTDDTIRKSTYSNALFVFDRALKMLHPFMPFITEEIWKNLFNKEDDSILLQTLPEVDETKISMVTESSVELLKEIIGKVRNIRAENNIAPSKELDLVIKSEDVQLVDLAEQIKNLARVNNITFDKDASRPEPNAGFVAAGYEVYIPLKGLIDFDKERERIGKEIERLKKINAGIDNKLSNENFVKNAPEAVVLKEREKQAHNLDTISKLEENLKSLM